A single region of the Salvelinus sp. IW2-2015 linkage group LG20, ASM291031v2, whole genome shotgun sequence genome encodes:
- the pfdn1 gene encoding prefoldin subunit 1 → MGVVRWYVLVFNMAAPIDLELKKAFAELQSKMIDTQQKAKLADLQIDQLTRMKKHANLTHAEIKTLPDNTRMYEGVGRMFILQSKEDINTQLTYKQKTADEKIKELEQKKTYLERTVKDAEDNIREMLMSRRAQ, encoded by the exons ATGGGCGTGGTTCGTTGGTACGTTCTCGTGTTCAACATGGCGGCCCCCATAGATTTAGAGCTGAAGAAG GCCTTTGCAGAGCTGCAATCGAAAATGATTGACACACAACAAAAGGCGAAACTGGCAGATCTTCAGATCGACCAGCTCACTCGCATGAAGAAACATGCCAACCTGACACATGCAGAAATCAAAACCCTACCAGACAACACCCGCATGTATGAAGGAGTAGGACGCAT gttCATCTTGCAGTCTAAAGAAGATATCAACACACAGCTGACTTACAAACAGAAGACAGCAGATGAGAAAATTAAGGAGCTTGAG CAAAAGAAGACGTACCTGGAGCGCACTGTGAAGGATGCTGAGGACAACATCAGAGAAATGCTCATGTCCAGGAGGGCCCAGTGA